CCAGCACGTGCTGCATGGTGTCCTGCTTGTACAGGGCGTCGTAGATATAGAGAACGGCACCGCCAGGGTAACCCCAGATGTACTGGACGTTTTCAGCCTGGAGCGACTTGATGAGAATTTCGGCGCCCATCAGTTCTTGGGAGCCAGTAGCTGCGCCGCTGGTTGCTGCGGCTGCCGACGAGATTTCGGCCTTGGAGATTTCCATGATGAACCTTTGTGAATTTCTCTAACGAAAAACCTTGGGTGCCCCTCGGTCGAGCTCTTGTGAAGCCGCCTTGGAACTTGAGGCCTCGGTCATGAGCGACATGAGTTCTTCGCCGAACCGGGACCCGTTTGCGTTATTTGCTGCAGTGCACATTATTGCACTTTGTGGACGTTCGCATCGCACTATGCTCAAAAAAACTACTCTGATGTCATAATCGACGGATTACCAACCTTGGGGCTGGCTTTGTTGCCTGCGCCCTGTCAGTCCCCTTTGCGGGACAGTTTTGCTTTTGGCCTCCGAACAAGAACTGTCAGACTTTCTCAAGAGCGTGGACAAACGTGCTTTCAAGCGCACGGTGTATCACGTTCGTGACGAGGAAGCCGCTCTGGACATCGTTCAGGACAGCATGATCAAGCTGGCCGAGCATTACGGGGACAAGCCGATCAACGAGTTGCCGATGCTGTTCCAGCGCATCCTCTCGAACAGCACCCTTGACTGGTTTCGCCGACAAAAAACTCGTAACGCTTTGTTCACGAGCCTCAGCGACTTCGAAAGCCCGAGTGACGAAGGGGGAGATTTCGACCTCCTGGAAATCCACTCCACAGAGGGAAATGAGCGCGAAGGTTCACAAAGTACCGAGGATCAACTGCGTCGCAAACAGATATTCCAGGAAATCGAAAAAGAGATACAAGAGTTGCCCGCACGTCAACGGGAAGCCTTCCTCATGCGTTACTGGGAGGAAATGGATGTTGCAGAAACGGCAGCAGCGATGGGCTGCTCCGAGGGCAGCGTCAAAACGCACTGCTTTCGTGCCATTCAGACGCTGAGCAAGGCATTGAAAGCAAAAGGAATCGAGCTATGAACCGCCATATCTCCGAAAATTCGACCAGTACAGCGGCAGACCGTTTCGCCCATCGGGTGGTGGCCCGCCTCAACGAGGGCAGCAACGAGCTCCCTTACGACATTGCCGAACGCCTGCGCGCAGGCCGCATGCAGGCGCTGGACAAGCGCAAGCGTCCTGCCGTCGTGGCCCAGCGTCCCGTGGTTGCCGAGCCGATGGTGCTTGGCGCTGGTCACACGGCCACCATGGGCGGCGGCTGGGGCAGCGAAGGTGGCAACTGGTGGCGTGCTCTGGTGTCGGCCATTCCGGTTGCGGCACTGCTCGTGGGCCTGTTTGTCGTGGGCGTGAACCAGAATGAAGCGGGCGCAAATGAAATTGCCGAAGTGGATGCAGCCCTTCTCACCGACGACCTGCCTCCAGAGGCCTATACTGACCCCGGTTTTCTGCAATATCTGAAAACATCCCAACACTAACCTTGAACCGATCGGTTGACTACCGATTTGCATGCAGAGATTGGCGCCAGACGTATCCGACCGTTCAAAATCAAGCCATGCAGCCACCGTCGCGGGGCTGCTGGCTTTGGCATGTCTGGCGTTTGGCGCGTGGAAGTCCGTCGACTACCTGAGTTTCGCGCCAACGATCTCCGCACCGGTTGAGGCCCTGCCCTCCAAGCGCCCCAATATCCGCCCGAACTCCACCATGGTTCGGGCACCTGCGCCCATCAATCAGGGCGGCCCCATGTGGGGAGAACTCTCCAGCTCCCAAAAAGACGCGCTCTCGCCGTTGGCCACTCGCTGGAATCAGTTGACCGAAGGGCAAAAGCGCCACTGGCTCACGCTGGCCGCCAATTTCGACTCCCTGAGCGAGCAGGAACAGGCCAAGATGCTCAGCCGCATGACGGAATGGGCCAACCTGAGTGCCCAGCAGCGCAGTCAGGCGCGCCTGAATTTCGCCGCAACCAATCGCCTCTCGCCGGATGACAAGCTCGCTCAGTGGGAGGCCTATCAGGCCTTGAGCGAAGAAGAGAAAAAGCAACTGGCCGCCAACGCCGCGCGCAAGCCATTCGGCGCGGCAGTAGTGGTCCGATCGGCGCCCTCCAAGAAATTGGTGCGCATTCCGGCCGCGACGACTGTTGCTCCAAATCAACCCAACCCGCCCAAGATCCCCCCCATGGCGGACTACCATGTCCCGCATGTGTTCCCTCCGCCAGCCGCGCCGCTGCCCAGCACGCCCATGACGGTGGAGACCGCTCCGGTTCAGGGAGCATCGGCAACCGCCCAGCCTCTGCCACCGCTGAACCCCGGCTCAGCGCCTGAGGGCGAGGAAAAAGTGGATCTGCGGGATGTGACCTCGGTCAACTCGCCCCAATAACACCCCATAGCAACAATCCGTCGAATGAGTTCTCCGCTTCCTTCAGGCCCCATCGCCCGCCCAGACTCACCGACGGACATGCCGCCCAACGCGGAAGGCACGACTCCATCGCTGCGACGCCGCATGGCCTGCTGGCTCTACGAAGGCATGCTGATGTTCGGTGTGGTGTTCATTTCCGGCTACCTCTTCAGCGCCCTCACCCAGACCCGCAACGCCCTGGACAACCGCCACGGACTGCAAGCGTTTCTGTTCGTGATCTTCGGCATCTACTTCGTGTGGTTCTGGGCCAAAGGCCAGACGCTTGCGATGAAAACCTGGAACATCCGCGTGATCGACACCCAGGGCCGCTCGATCAGCCAGATGCGGGCACTCAAGCGCTATGTGCTGTCCTGGCTCTGGTTTCTCCCGCCGCTGCTGGTCAGTTGGGGCGCCAAGCTCAGTGCTGCCGAAGCGCTGGTCATTCTGGGTGGCTGGATCGCGATCTGGGCGCTGCTCAGCCGTTTTCATCCCGAGCGCCAGTTCTGGCACGATGCCTGGGCGGGTACACGGTTGATCCATTCGGCTCCGTTGCCTCGCAAACGCCGCATCTGAAAACGAACGCTGAACGCGTTCATTCAGCCAATGTTCACGCGGTTGCTGCACGATGGAGTGCATTCATCTGCGCTACGATGTTCGTTTGAATGAAGGCATCCATCGTCCTTCAAACTCTTCTTTCGTACGCGTAACGAACTTCTCAACGCTGAAATCCGCTTCTGCTCTTCGTCTCCATGGCCGACCGACTTCCCCAATCACCCGCCCCACATCCACACAAGGCCCGCACTGGGCTCAACCGCTGGATTCACGCCTTCGGCTACTCGCTGCAAGGACTCAGGGCGGGCTGGGATGAAAAGGCGTTTCGCGCCGAAGCCAGCGTTGCGATCATCATGGTCCCCGCCGCCTTCTGGCTGGGGCGAAGCTGGATTGAAGTGGCCCTGCTGGCAGGCTCCGTGCTGCTGGTGATGATCGTCGAGTTGCTCAACACCGGGATCGAGGCCGCCATTGACCGCATCGGCCCCGAGTTGCACGATCTGTCCAAACGCGCCAAGGACATGGGCAGCGCCGCCGTGCTGCTGACCCTGCTGCTGTGCGGCGGCATCTGGCTTGCCGCGCTCTATCAAAGGTTTGCGAATGTCATCCACTAACAAGAAACAACAAGCTCCCACGTTCTCGATCTGCGTCTACCTCGGCTCACGCCCCGGAGAGAACCCCGCCTTCACCCAATCCGCCATTCAGGTCGGCACCTGGATCGGTGAACATGGCGGTCAACTCGTCTACGGCGGTGGCAAAAGCGGCCTGATGGGCACCGTCGCCGAAGCCACCCGCAAGGCCGGTGGCCACGTCGTGGGCGTGATCCCCAAGGCGCTGGTCGACAAAGAACTGGCCAACCAGCATTGCGACGAACTCCAC
This genomic stretch from Diaphorobacter sp. HDW4B harbors:
- a CDS encoding RNA polymerase sigma factor codes for the protein MASEQELSDFLKSVDKRAFKRTVYHVRDEEAALDIVQDSMIKLAEHYGDKPINELPMLFQRILSNSTLDWFRRQKTRNALFTSLSDFESPSDEGGDFDLLEIHSTEGNEREGSQSTEDQLRRKQIFQEIEKEIQELPARQREAFLMRYWEEMDVAETAAAMGCSEGSVKTHCFRAIQTLSKALKAKGIEL
- a CDS encoding DUF3619 family protein, giving the protein MNRHISENSTSTAADRFAHRVVARLNEGSNELPYDIAERLRAGRMQALDKRKRPAVVAQRPVVAEPMVLGAGHTATMGGGWGSEGGNWWRALVSAIPVAALLVGLFVVGVNQNEAGANEIAEVDAALLTDDLPPEAYTDPGFLQYLKTSQH
- a CDS encoding DUF3106 domain-containing protein, yielding MQRLAPDVSDRSKSSHAATVAGLLALACLAFGAWKSVDYLSFAPTISAPVEALPSKRPNIRPNSTMVRAPAPINQGGPMWGELSSSQKDALSPLATRWNQLTEGQKRHWLTLAANFDSLSEQEQAKMLSRMTEWANLSAQQRSQARLNFAATNRLSPDDKLAQWEAYQALSEEEKKQLAANAARKPFGAAVVVRSAPSKKLVRIPAATTVAPNQPNPPKIPPMADYHVPHVFPPPAAPLPSTPMTVETAPVQGASATAQPLPPLNPGSAPEGEEKVDLRDVTSVNSPQ
- a CDS encoding RDD family protein; translated protein: MPPNAEGTTPSLRRRMACWLYEGMLMFGVVFISGYLFSALTQTRNALDNRHGLQAFLFVIFGIYFVWFWAKGQTLAMKTWNIRVIDTQGRSISQMRALKRYVLSWLWFLPPLLVSWGAKLSAAEALVILGGWIAIWALLSRFHPERQFWHDAWAGTRLIHSAPLPRKRRI
- a CDS encoding diacylglycerol kinase; the encoded protein is MADRLPQSPAPHPHKARTGLNRWIHAFGYSLQGLRAGWDEKAFRAEASVAIIMVPAAFWLGRSWIEVALLAGSVLLVMIVELLNTGIEAAIDRIGPELHDLSKRAKDMGSAAVLLTLLLCGGIWLAALYQRFANVIH